One Mus pahari chromosome 10, PAHARI_EIJ_v1.1, whole genome shotgun sequence genomic window, agggatggaaggagacgGTCAGAAGAGGGCTGAGCCCCTCCAGGGCCTTCAAGGACAGAGGTGCCCTGTCTTGTATGACTCCTTCCTCCCAGCCTACCACACTGAACTCTCTACCAGCCTCTGGACTCCCCAAAGTATCTCTATGAACTCAGAGAACACTGGGGTCCGTGTCCCCACTGAAGGGAATCAACAAGCTCACACACAACGTATATCTTAAATACCCACAGGCAACAAATTAACATTTGAGGGACCCACAAACCCCTACAATGAAGGTGTATACAGCCACTGCCCAAGTAGTTCCAAATATGAACTCCCTGAGAGCTTCCCATTCAAGCCAGAGTATTCCTGGCCTCACCCCGCATTGGACTCCAAGAGGCAAGGAAGACAGAACCCAGAAAGGCCAGTGCCTGAGTCCAAGTCGGGGATCCAATTGGAGGAGGAGCCAGGATTCTGACTAGGTCTATTTAACTCTAAGACCCACATTCTCTTAATGGTACCTTGTCACTCCTGGTAGGCCTCCACGCATGCATATAACTAattaatacatatgtgtgttgtatgtggtaGTCATGTTCCACTTaacttgtcaattaaaaaaatatataaatcaagaGATACAGGATCACCCTAGAGAGAGGCCAACTCGTTGTGCACAGAAGAGGGGCACGGTTGGGTCTCCTGAGCAAAAGGCACTCGCACTATCCTCAGAGCATGACGCGGTGGCCATGTGCAGGCTCAGCGTGGTTAGCTCTATTGTCTCTCCTACTCTCCCAGTGAGGCTGCCTGCCCTGTGCACTTGGTTTCCCATGCCTCTGATGCCTTCCCGACAAATACCCACTTGGCCTTAGAGTCTCTCTAAGCATCATTTTCTAGATAGACTGTCCCTCTAAGTGCCCACCAGGCTGGCATAAATGGTATTGATGAAGACCAGAGCCACTCTTGCTTGTTTGCGTAAACCACGCCTGAACTCTGCAGGCAAAAAAGCTGGGCTGGACAGGACAAGGACCTCCCAGAGGTCACAACTAACCGTGGCCACGGTCAGACTTAGAGCACAAGCTCTTTAGTGTAACCTGAGCTGCCCACCTCTGGCCCTGCTTGTGAGGGCCTCCACAGTGGGCATGAGGTGAGATTTATCTCTGCTCTGAAGGGCCTGCAGGAGGCTCCATGAAAAGACCTGCTGCTATCTGGCTAATGGGCTAGATAGAGTCCTAGGCCAATTTAACAGTAAAAAGCTGAGACCTCCGCGTGCTCTGCATTTTCTTCTTGTAGGAAGACAGCAGCCTTTCCCAGGGGCAGCACTCTGGGGTCCTAGGCTAAAGGATAATGGGTGAAGTTTTCGAAGCTACATTTATGGAGGGTGGACAGGCAGGGTCTGCTTTCTCATATGCAAACACCATATGTTGCACTGTGTATCTAAACCAAAGTCCTTTGAAATAAACATGGTAGCACAAAATTAACAGACAGCCCTTGACGGGCCCACGGCTTTAATATCCACCAACTTCTCAAAGGTGCGGGAAGGTTTGTAGTCTTTTCATATGGTCTAGTAAAAGTTCAAGACCCAGCGAGCTAGCGAGCTGTGGAGAACTGGGAGTACCAGGCGCCCTCTAGTGGCCAGTGCGTCagcaggctggagaaatgggatGACCCTATCTCTGGCCTGTGAGGAGGACTCTTCTGGATTTCCCTCTCTACCTGGGTCACCATCAGGTCTCAAGAAGTCTGGCCCCTAGGCTTAGCCTGACTTTTCTAGTTCACATATCGAAGTTTCCCAGTGATCTTCCTAGAACACAACTGTCCTTCCCTGTCTGAACCCTGTAGTGTCCTGGTCCTGAGCACTGGACCCAAACTCCTCACAGTTGAGGTGTCTATACTCTCACAGATCCCTCCCACCACATCCTAAACCTTCCTTATACTGGCAAGCCTTGCTGTGCACTCTGTTGGGGTGCTTGTCCTGTTGTTCCAGGGGACTAATATCCCCTGGTCCTCTAGTCCCTGACACCATATTCCTCACATTATTCTCCCCACTGCCCAGAGTGGGTGAGTCTCCCCTTCTTTCTGAAGATGTGTCTCAGGCATGACTTGTGCCCTCAAGGGATTTCTCCAAGCCTTGGGGTGCTCAGAAATAACTGGATGGTGCAAGGGCTCACAAGATGCTCCTTTCGGCAATGCAGTTCTGTCTTGCTGCCAGCCCTTCCTTACCATAGATCTTGAAGGCATAGTTTGCCTTGAGCTCCCGAGGTGCCGACTCACAGAGCACAGAGAACATGTCCACAAAGTCATTGAAGGTGAGGTTCCCCTCACCATCCTCGGAGAAAGCCTCCACAATCCTCTCCTTGAAGGGATTCTCCTGAAGAAAAGCACAGCCATCACTTGGGGTAGGTAAGGCGGGAGGGCTCAGGCCAGTCTGAGGGAGCCTATGACAGCCTGCATGTGTGGCCCCCAGAGAGACAATGACCACGGACACTTAATGGTTATTGGAGGAATTGCCAGGTTAGATGTGTAAGGCTTTGATTTGTGACCTGGTTCAGCAAGCATGCTCTCATGCTACACAGGATTCATACATGAGCACAGCAAGCCCAGAAGAGCCTGCACGCCAACTGTCTCATTTTTCAGAGGCTCCTTCCTCCACCTACTGGGCTGTGTCCCCAGCAAAAGAAGACAACTGCTCCGGGAAGCCTTCGATCCAGGCTAATTCAGGCCAGACACGTGGGGAATGGAAGTGGGGCCCCAAGATGTCAGATAATTGGACCAACACAAGCAGCAAGAGGTGGCTCTGATGCCTCTAGCCACATAGCCTGTTAGTTCTCATtcccagcatctgcctctgttcCTTCCGGTGATGCCAAAGTGTCCAGGACCCACACTCTTTCCATCCCAGTTGCTCAGCCTGAATCAACCCCAGGGGCCTGAAGGCAAAGGTCCTGCAGTACCTCACATTTTCCCTTGAAGACAGGCAGTGATTTCTAGGGCTAAGCTGCATTTATGCTTGGCATCTCTAAGGACAGAGTCGAGATGCAGGCCCAAGGTGATGCCGTGTAGCTCTCTTACCCTGCTGTAAGCCGTACATGCCAGGCTTGCCAAGTCCCACTGCAATGTGGAATTGTGCCCAATGCTTTCTTACTGTGGGGGTAACCTTACTATATGCCATgttgaagaactcaagaaactttCCATGAGTAAGTGGCCGGAGGACCCACGCAATGCCGAAATCCAAGTGAACATTCTAAAAGAACTCCCAGGAAGTTCGAGTCTGAGATATGTCATTAGAGATGACCAAGAATCCATGACCagacagggaaaagaaaggaaaattatctAAATGAACAGACCAAGGCTTGCTGAGTACAGCCTAGGCTATTCCACATAGGGACATGCAGGTGTTTATAGGCCACTGGCTGGGCAGTGGGCAGCTACAAATCCACAGGACACCTACCAAGCTCCACACCCTTCCACACTCATTTATGCAACATGTATATTGGGAAACTGGGGCACAGAGAACTTCAGTGGTCCGTCAGGTCAACACATTCACAATGGCTAGGGCCAGGCTGCAATCTGGACCTGGACCACTACCCAATGCCTGGACTTGGATTCCCCGTGCTCCAACCCACCAGCAGCAGCCTCTCACCTACCCGGAGCTCCGGCATCTGAATGATGAGGCTCATGGGCACATGGACGATGGGACTCTTCCTGTAGTCCATTGGGACGAGGTTGGGAGCCAGCTCATAGAACCGTGCATGAAGCCTttgagagaagcagaggaaaggcaCCAGAGGATGCCAACCCTGAGCCCCAGTGACACAGTGCTACCCCATCTACACTCTTATCCAGGATCTAGTGAGGGGCCAATAGGAGGTGTCTGCTGTGTCCACGATGGGCATAGCCTAGAGGGCAAGCAGGTTCTGGCAAATCCCTGTGCTGATGACCCAATTTCCCAGCCCCCCCTTGCTTCCTAAACACAAAGACATGCACCAGCACCATTACCCCGTCCCAGTacttcctccctgtcccccagCTGGGCGAATGTCACCCAccatcctctttctctgtctctctcatcctctctcccctcctcttcctctcccctcaccctgACCTGATTTTGTTCCTCTCCAGGAACACATCTCCATCAAAGGACCTAAGGTCACAAGGGATagagcagaaaggagagaaaccCCCAAATCCTATTCTTTGTGTGAGAAGGGGTCAGAAGACACCAGGGTGGCCAGATTAAAAACTGGGACTCTAGGCAAGAGGACACTGAGTTTCTGGTATTTCCTGCATTGAAGAATATtgccctccccccctttttttaaaaaaataaaagtccttgcaacaaaatttatattttgcaaCTGATGTGCTTTttggaggaggcaggagctgacaggGTCTCACCACGCAGGCAGGCCTTGCCAGCCTCTTGCTTGGGTGGCCTGAAACCTCCCCAGGCTGAGGATGCCACACTTGGCTAATTGGTCCACCTTTAACAGATCCATTGTGTTTCTGATTACCTTTTCTAGATCTGAACATCCACTCCACTCCCCCTGTGCTAGAGGTGGCACTGCATGCTTCTGGACATTAGCATATGTCCCCAAAGTTGTGGGGATTGCTGCAGCAGGAGCATCAAGCCAGGCTGAGGTTGGAAATGCATCTAAACCACTCTACCTAGTGGGGTGACCTTGGGTAAATATGAGTAACTGCAGGGAATAATTTTCAGTCAGAAACTGGAACCACTCTATCATTCTCCACAATTGTATGTGTTAAATAGGACAGTGTTCATAGAACTCTCTGGTGGGCTgaggctcagtcagtaaagtcagggaaggacctgagttcaattcccagaacctatgtttagaaagaaagaaagaaagaaagaaagaaagaaagaaagaaagaaagaaagaaagaaagaaagaaaggaaggaagNNNNNNNNNNNNNNNNNNNNNNNNNNNNNNNNNNNNNNNNNNNNNNNNNNNNNNNNNNNNNNNNNNNNNNNNNNNNNNNNNNNNNaaggaaggaaggaaggaaggaaggaagggaaaggaaaggaaaggaaggaggaatctACCTCTCTGTCACTTCTTCTCTCAATAAAGAGCACCAAGTCAAATAAAAAAGATGTACACATCTGTGTCCTGTCATAACCCTGAGAACCAGAAATGGCGATTGTGCCACTCTAGCTGCATGAAAACAGATGTGGAACGGGTGGTTTTAGAAGTTCACAGAGCCCTTCTGACCACGAAGGAGGAGGagtccaagttcaaagccagcctgagctctaCAGggggtgaccctgtctcaaaaacaaaacaccagctaACGAACCAAAAGCCAACAAAGCCCGActccaaaacccccaaaccaaaaatcgataaataataaataagcagaCAAAGAGAGAAATGGGGGGGGAGACTGATAAGGAGAGGGAAAGGTGGGACAAAGCCAGAAACAAAGACTGAAACGGAGGTACTGCAAAGGTTTGAAACCAGCCAACTCTCTAGCAAGATCTTGTCTTAACCACCTGCCTCCTGTGCTCCCCACCACCgtaagaaaacacagacaaacaaacagaacaacagaaaagacACTGGCACCAGACTGAGACGAATCGAACCCAAGTCTGAGATGTAGCCTGTGATACACGGCGTTTGGAATCATTAGGAGAAAGATGGTTTCCTCTGAAAAGTCATAAACAGCCCCCACGAGTGCCTGGCTCTCgcatgggttttcttttttttttttttttttaatatattacatttttagaagagaaagaattaaattaaattttcaaatCTATTTGCCAATAtttacacacagaaagacatttACACGGTACATTTGTTTGGTGATCTTGCTGGGGCTGGGAGCAGTTATTTCTGCAGCCATGACCCAGGGATTGGCCCCTCCCTTTACTCATGGTGCAGGTTGGCCCTGCAGGCAGTTAAGTTTCAGACACCTCGTGTACAACAAAGATaagtaaaaagtaattaaaatagatgatataccttctttttaaaggttaagaaaataaataataatcacttAGCAGATTCCTCAGGGGGTCAACTGGATAAGCTTGTCTTTGGCTGGAGGGGACAGGATTCCTGTCCACTTGTTCAGGAACCAAGTGTCACTGAGGACAAGGGAGCTGAAGGGCAAAGCCCTTACCCACAGGAAGCATGGAAGCTGAACGAGGTGAGAGGAtgggtggtgtcttagttagggttgtactgctgtgagcagacaccatgactaaggcaactcttataaggacaacatttaattagggctgccttgcaggttcagaggttcagtctatatcatcaaggtgggaacatggcagcatctaggtgggcatggtgcaggaggagctgagagttctacatcttcatctgaaggctgctagcagaacactcacttccaggcagctaggatgagggtcttatagcccacatccacagtgacacacctcctaatactgccactccctgggctgagcatatgcaaaccataacAGGTGGGTGGGCTGCCCACCCACCTCCGTGCTGGGATGGAAACACTGTACCTAGAGAGTACTGGGATCTACAGGGCTTGTAGGTAGGGGGAGCCCTTGAGCAGGGGATCCTGGTTATCTGTGATCACTGACAGAAGAACCTCCAGCTCAAGTTTCCTCCCTGCCATCTGGTCAGTACTCAGGGTGCAGCTTACCaaggagagaagcagctggcAGGTAGGGAAGGAGCGGGGCAGACCCACGGAGGCAGGGCCTGGCCACGCTGGTTCTACCACTGACCCGCTAGACATTGCTGGATCATCTTTGCTCCTGACCATCTCTGTACCTCAGTGAGATGTGAGCAGTGGGGAGGGGCTGGCCTGACAGGGCTGCAGGGGTCAGTGACGTGGGCCTGCGCTGGGAGTGACACCCAGAAACAAGGCAGGAATCTGCTCAGGCGGGGTATCTAGATACCTGGGAGGTTCCTTCACCCCTGAGGGGATCtgacacttgtttttttttctctagtgtgGAAATTAAAGGTCAAGGCTGTTGAGACCCAGGAACCTTTACCTAAATGCCATTCATTTTCCAGAGACACCCCCCAAAGGCCTGTCAGACCACCCCAACTCTTGGCCTTGTCTTGAGCCATTATTTCCTAAGGGTAACAATGCTAATCTCAATAGAGATTGGTACATGGCAGTGTGGGGTAGGGGTTGAAAAGGAGACACAAGACTGTgcctttgtctctgcattttgcCAGCCTGGAACATCCTCCTGTGTCCCGTCCTCCCATCCCTCATCACTGGTGGCCAACAGGCACCACGGCCAGGTGCCGGGCATGGGTAGAGACATCTGAATTCTTCCCCAGATGGGAGCTGGTTACTGGGTGTATGGATCTACAGAGCTTTGACTGGCTTTAGGAGCATTAAAAGAGCTGGGGTGGTAAGGAACTGGATCAGAATAGAAACGTCGAGAGCCTCAGAGCACAAGCAGCCCAGAATCAGCATGTGCAAAGCTAGGGCTAAGAGGGTTGGAAGCACACCTCAATAAAGGATCCCTCTGGAATCCCTACTGAAAGAGGGCTTGTCCCAAGCACTCTGGAAGCTTAGAGTCTGCACTGAAAATCCTCACTGAGTACACATTCAGGATAGTTCCAGTGGTCAGGAACTATCGCTACTAtaactatactatactatagtaTACTATGCTATACTATAGTAGTAGTACCATAACTACTGCCTCTTGACAGTGGAACCAGAGCCCCAGAAAGGGAGGCTCCTGAGGGTCAAACCTCACTGAGGTCACAGAGCTCCAGGGCTGTGGATGTGGGAGGAGGCTCAGGCCTGAGACCCAGCCTCTGAAGGTGAAAATGGGGTAGCCTGTGTCCACCCCAGTGACAAGGTAGGATGGTAGGCTGGAAGAGGAGCACGGTCCACACAGAGCGGTCAGGACAGTGAAAAAGCACCCGCACAACTCTCTGGGGAGGCTGCACCAGGCTGTAGCCCCGGCCCGAGCATCGATCTCCAGGGAAACTGATCCTGAGACTTTGCTGGCTTTTAGTGACACCGGATAGCCTAGGTAGGGGGGCCAGCAGTGGCTGCAGGTTCCCTAGCATCCTCTAATAGCTGCTCACTGGTCGGAGACTGGCAACGCTGCCGTCTCTCCTGTTCAAGACCTCCTCCGCCTTAGGTCACAAGGGGACGGGAGGTTCTGGAGACCCTTTGTAAACAGCTCGGGCGTGGTGGTCATGCCTTTGGCTTTTGGACATCCCAGGAGTGACAGACACTGAAGCCAGAGGATTATTAGAGCCCCTAGCTTAATAGACAGGGTCCCTAGAGTACAGGTCCCAAAAGACCCCACTCTGACCACAGTCCTAGCCCCAGAGAGATAGACAAGAAGCCATACTTACTTGAGGATGTCCTTCTTATTGAAGAAAGTGCAGTCCTGTGGAAGGAATACACAAATAGTGTTCTCTTAGAACCCTTACAGCTATGGGGCCCCACCCAAAAGCCCCGGACCCAAAGCAGCAAAGAACCTACTGCTCCCCCATTCCTCCCCAGAGGGGACAGCCAATTCTAGGCCCATTAGATGCCTCCAGAAACTTTTGATCCATGGCCCCTGCCTACTGGGCGCAGGACAGTGATGCATAGGTGGGGTGGGACTGGGTGGCACTCTTGGGGGATGCTCAGCGAAGAGAAACATAAGTGGCCACAGTAGTTTGAAGGCCAGGGGGTTTGAAGGCCGGGGGACACATTGTGGGAGGACAGGGGGTAGCTAATAGACAATTCTCGAGACCACTGTAGAGGGAATCAACGGGGGCCTCGGCCCACCACCAGAGGCACTGAGAGCCCCATGTCATGTGGATAGGCAGAATAAAGGGGACGTCCTGAGTATCCGTAGGCAGCAGTCCCGAGTGTGGGAACTTATGGTTCTAAGCATATGATCTGTGGTCTTAGGCTGCAAGGACAAGGGATATCACActgaggaggcaggagaaagatGGAGGGCCTGCAGTATGGGTTGCAGAACCCAGAAAAGGGACGTGGACAGGTAGCATCTGGACTCTGTAAGGACCTTCTGACTGGCTGAGGTACATCTGTTCATGGCCTAGAGTCTTAGATAATGGTTGCTCTGTCAGGcggaggagagaggaagtgaaAGCCGCCCACCTGGACTTAAAATGTCCACCAATGCAGAGCTTTTTCATTTGTCTCCCGCTGTTcagctcttctgcctctgcccactaTTGTAGCACGAAGGAAGCAAGCCTCAGACTCTGCAAGACCCAGAGCCCACAGGGCCTCCTGGGGCCGTATGCTAAGCAGCACTGCTCTGATGAGGGGGCGTGTGGACACGGCCCAGGGGTACACCAACAGCCAGGCTGGCTCTGGGAGACCTGGAGCTGCTAGACACCAGGCTGGCAGGATTGCACACTGAAGCTGGCcaaagaggatgctcacagtatGTACACAATAGCTAGGGTTTTTCCGTGCTGCCTCTGTGTAGGCAAAGAGGAAGATGGGTACAATTTCCAGGTTCCCATGAAGCCTAGCAAGTCTGTTTTTCCAAGCTACTTGCTGTCTACCAGGAGACAGATGAAGGACTCCAAGCGGCTGTGCCCATCTCGGGAACCCAGGGGCTTCTCCTGGAGGGAGCGCTCTACTTGGCTTTTGGCAATGTCTCCTCTATAGCAATCAGGAAAAAAAGCTCAGGATGAGAAGCAACAACCCCAGCCCGGCCCAACACAGACAGAAAACTCTTTGTCTGACAGGGCTGAGTCAGGAAGGCCGAGGGCAGATGGGCTGGTTCCTCAGCTGGTCTCAGAGACCAAGAGCGGGCAGCAAAGCCCCCAGGAACACTCACTCTCCCTACCAAGTGGAAAGGGCCAGGGCTCTCTAACTAACCTGGAAGCACCCCACAGAGctgggacagaggagaggaagtCCCGGCTCCAGTCTCTGTGTTCCTCCCACATATACCCAGAGTTCCTTCTACCTATACAGATCCCACCAGAGTGCTGCTTGCAAACGCAGTTTTGCCATATATCCTGGCCACCTTAGCACAATTAAACTCACTTCTGGACACTGTTCTTTAAGGAACGGTGCCGAAGTCATAGCAGCAGCCTCCTGGGAACATGTGTAAGTATAGACTCTAAAACTCTGGGTAggaagttgtatttttaaaagcaccgctcccccccaccaccaccaccacacacacacactgtgtgccGATTCCTACTAGCAAGAGAACATCTCCAGGGCAGTGCCACCTGAGGAGCAGTTTAAAATACCTGGACCTTGCCACCCCTCAGACCAATGACATGTGACATCCCTGTGTCCTCCCAGGCATCAGTGGCCTTTCGAGCCACTCaacacttctaaacaggtctgtaatcccaactaCTTAGAAGTCTAAGgaaggagggtcacaagttcaagacctgcctcgACTACTGAGTGAGATACTGTCTAAAAATGTTATACGCGAACAGAAGACTGGGCATGGAGATATGCATCAATGGTAATAGAGTGCCTAGCATATAGAAAGCTTTAGGCTCAATCCCCCAGGGTTCCCACTTCACCCCATCACTCAGGGCTTCTAATGCACAGcccaggctgagaaccacctCACAGCCAGTACACAATTACCATGCACCCTGCATGAGGGACTCTAAATTGC contains:
- the Cib2 gene encoding calcium and integrin-binding family member 2, translated to MGNKQTIFTEEQLDNYQDCTFFNKKDILKLHARFYELAPNLVPMDYRKSPIVHVPMSLIIQMPELRENPFKERIVEAFSEDGEGNLTFNDFVDMFSVLCESAPRELKANYAFKIYDFNTDNFICKEDLEMTLARLTKSELEEDEVVLVCDKVIEEADLDGDGKLGFADFEDMIAKAPDFLSTFHIRI